A region of Piscinibacter gummiphilus DNA encodes the following proteins:
- a CDS encoding AraC family transcriptional regulator — MTHPADRPRASVPPVDPYQFAPTPEHPVRAKHRRLNAETRIDPHQHPWAQLAFSITGVIRLTADHGTYIVPPSRAVWIPPGVEHAVSVLEDAELRTIYIHQDEHHCGPDNGRAAPDSPWRTCRVLEVSSLMRELVMQLTVAPGELAPSDREYHLSALVLDELRRAKPVPLGVALPRDKRLLSLCEAVIEDPGRWATLDDCARGTGASPRTVARLFRSELGTTFLQWRQQVLLAKALAMAARRLPMAVISAELGYASPSAFTAMVRRSVGAPPSRFFN; from the coding sequence ATGACCCACCCCGCCGACCGTCCGCGCGCCAGTGTTCCCCCGGTGGATCCGTACCAGTTCGCCCCCACGCCGGAGCATCCCGTGCGGGCGAAACACCGCCGACTGAACGCCGAGACCCGCATCGACCCGCACCAGCATCCATGGGCCCAGCTGGCGTTCTCGATCACCGGGGTGATCCGCCTCACCGCCGACCACGGCACCTACATCGTCCCGCCGTCCCGCGCGGTGTGGATCCCGCCGGGCGTGGAACACGCGGTCAGCGTGCTCGAGGACGCCGAGCTGCGCACCATCTACATCCACCAGGACGAGCACCACTGCGGCCCCGACAACGGCCGCGCCGCCCCGGATTCGCCGTGGCGCACGTGCCGCGTGCTGGAGGTGTCGAGCCTGATGCGCGAACTGGTGATGCAGCTCACCGTGGCACCGGGCGAGCTGGCCCCGTCCGACCGGGAGTACCACCTGAGCGCGCTGGTGCTCGACGAGCTGCGCCGGGCCAAGCCCGTGCCGCTGGGCGTCGCCCTGCCCCGCGACAAGCGGCTGCTGTCGCTGTGCGAAGCGGTGATCGAGGACCCGGGCCGCTGGGCCACGCTGGACGACTGCGCCCGGGGCACCGGCGCCAGCCCGCGCACCGTGGCCCGCCTGTTCCGCAGCGAACTGGGCACCACCTTCCTGCAGTGGCGCCAGCAGGTGCTGCTCGCGAAGGCGCTGGCGATGGCCGCCCGGCGGCTGCCCATGGCGGTCATCTCGGCCGAGCTGGGCTACGCGAGCCCGAGCGCCTTCACGGCGATGGTGCGCCGCTCGGTGGGCGCCCCGCCCAGCCGGTTCTTCAACTGA
- a CDS encoding sialate O-acetylesterase — MSSATRALLAGLVAWACVGAARAEPLYILAVGETMASNCHAQVSPPEAGVYQLGPDGVERPAADPLAGADCAKGSLWTPLGRRLRAARHAEKVVFLPVGVEGARMADWLGKGPAQARLAAALQVARGKQIHFDYVLWLQGASDRGGDARRYQQGLGQVLKQIRLGADAGKILVARHSGCGGQNDPALWHAQTEFARNAHLRIFPGPDADAVGSTFRSESCHLEAVGQEEMARRWVEAIDAADKASDAIRKETLLYWF; from the coding sequence ATGTCATCGGCTACTAGGGCGCTGCTGGCCGGGCTCGTTGCCTGGGCCTGTGTCGGCGCGGCGCGGGCCGAGCCGCTCTACATCCTGGCGGTGGGCGAGACGATGGCGTCGAACTGCCACGCGCAGGTGTCCCCGCCCGAGGCCGGGGTGTACCAGCTGGGCCCCGACGGGGTGGAGCGTCCGGCGGCCGACCCGCTCGCGGGTGCCGACTGCGCGAAGGGTTCCCTCTGGACGCCGCTCGGCCGCCGCCTGAGGGCGGCGCGGCATGCGGAGAAGGTGGTCTTCCTGCCGGTGGGCGTGGAGGGCGCCCGCATGGCCGACTGGCTCGGCAAGGGCCCGGCGCAGGCGCGCCTCGCGGCTGCGTTGCAGGTGGCCCGCGGGAAGCAGATCCACTTCGACTACGTGCTGTGGCTCCAGGGGGCGTCGGACCGGGGCGGCGACGCCCGCCGGTACCAGCAGGGCCTGGGCCAGGTGCTCAAGCAGATCCGCCTGGGCGCGGACGCCGGCAAGATCCTGGTGGCGCGCCATTCGGGGTGTGGCGGTCAGAACGATCCGGCACTGTGGCACGCGCAGACCGAGTTCGCGCGGAACGCCCACCTGCGCATCTTCCCGGGCCCGGACGCCGATGCGGTGGGCAGCACCTTCCGCTCGGAGTCGTGCCACCTCGAGGCCGTGGGGCAGGAGGAGATGGCCCGGCGCTGGGTGGAGGCGATCGACGCGGCCGACAAGGCGTCCGACGCGATCCGCAAGGAAACGCTGCTGTACTGGTTCTGA
- a CDS encoding acyltransferase family protein: protein MKHSYPVENLRGLAILFVVLSHEGSVRGMPGVGEYVHFFLSDATSWFVFISGFLFHHTQHDRFSYPRYLARKFQVIVLPYLLLSVIAIALGIALSRPQFLGVSVPGYVAWSLVVGGAMVPPLWFIPMISLVFGLSFVFIRLSRTWLIHGLALVGLVFTVFSERPFENLNPLLALLHFIGFYLAGIVCSVHAPAIARLKGTPASRVLMVAGAVWFAVAATGFFTFGQTANTFAEGLGHLNFRQLGKVGLLVTVFLLFQEFLDRPNPVLGYFARLSFGLYFIHGFLMLIFQKVLERAPIAQSPSLVYFAVETAFVLGLSVLLAEAAKFTLKARSRYVIGY, encoded by the coding sequence ATGAAACACAGCTATCCGGTCGAGAACCTGCGGGGCCTCGCGATCCTCTTCGTCGTGCTGTCCCATGAAGGCTCGGTGCGCGGCATGCCGGGGGTGGGGGAGTACGTGCACTTCTTCCTGTCCGACGCCACCTCCTGGTTCGTCTTCATCTCGGGCTTCCTGTTCCACCACACCCAGCACGACCGCTTCTCGTACCCGCGGTACCTCGCGCGGAAGTTCCAGGTCATCGTGCTCCCGTACCTGCTGCTGTCGGTGATCGCGATCGCGCTCGGCATCGCGCTGTCCCGGCCGCAGTTCCTGGGGGTGTCCGTACCGGGGTACGTCGCCTGGTCGCTCGTGGTGGGCGGGGCGATGGTCCCGCCGCTGTGGTTCATCCCGATGATCTCGCTGGTCTTCGGGCTGTCGTTCGTGTTCATCCGGCTGTCGCGCACGTGGCTGATCCACGGGCTGGCCCTCGTGGGGCTCGTGTTCACGGTGTTTTCCGAGCGGCCTTTCGAGAACCTGAACCCGCTGCTGGCCCTGTTGCACTTCATCGGCTTCTACCTGGCCGGCATCGTGTGTTCGGTCCATGCGCCCGCCATCGCGCGGCTGAAAGGCACCCCGGCGTCACGGGTCCTGATGGTGGCGGGGGCCGTGTGGTTCGCCGTCGCCGCCACCGGCTTCTTCACCTTCGGCCAGACCGCCAACACCTTCGCCGAGGGGCTCGGGCACCTGAACTTCCGCCAGCTCGGGAAGGTGGGCCTGCTGGTCACGGTGTTCCTGCTGTTCCAGGAGTTCCTCGATCGCCCGAACCCCGTGCTGGGCTACTTCGCGCGCCTGAGCTTCGGGCTGTACTTCATCCACGGGTTCCTGATGCTGATCTTCCAGAAGGTGCTCGAGCGCGCCCCGATCGCGCAGTCGCCGTCCCTGGTCTATTTCGCGGTCGAGACGGCGTTCGTGCTCGGCCTGTCGGTGCTCCTCGCGGAGGCCGCGAAGTTCACGCTGAAGGCGAGGAGCCGCTATGTCATCGGCTACTAG
- a CDS encoding roadblock/LC7 domain-containing protein has translation MLSSLFGDLRSIRGTHPDGPDGEEGGFAATALMESTATEVNDQGQMVDNHQRDLVVVGSPAQAIRDQFANTRADLETATRQITLLDPTGVWATSVIKALSDATGRPIERLHLREQGTLRTLAVIERTTLDRRNEDTLRIYHADVRAPGADNAAIPTALMERSHMTAVIVGAMSPSAIDAMLEALQQAVAQPNWRCPTLLFMLPPNAVWIANKVAMYTWPPALRVQVLNEALTSASSVWNSLLGIWNRVKTVPTWQPPQAPEEHGLEGFPIKVADLPKADAPVVVSAPARKHHLAPQAADRAVAAMLGIEGLLGCAVVDAATGFTLARQSREDQPVHLELAAAGSAQVLRAHQQSARSMGLDDEIEEIMTSAGGRHHVLRMVSHHKGLFLFALLDKQRANLALARYKLMEAEQGL, from the coding sequence ATGCTCTCATCCCTCTTCGGCGACCTCCGTTCCATCCGGGGCACCCACCCGGATGGTCCCGACGGCGAGGAAGGCGGCTTCGCCGCCACCGCCCTGATGGAAAGCACCGCCACCGAGGTCAACGACCAGGGGCAAATGGTCGACAACCACCAGCGCGACCTGGTGGTGGTCGGTTCCCCGGCGCAGGCCATCCGCGACCAGTTCGCCAACACCCGGGCCGACCTGGAAACAGCCACCCGCCAGATCACGCTGCTCGACCCCACCGGGGTCTGGGCCACGTCGGTCATCAAGGCGCTGTCCGATGCCACCGGCCGCCCCATCGAGCGGCTCCACCTGCGCGAGCAGGGCACGCTGCGCACGCTGGCCGTCATCGAACGCACCACGCTCGACCGCCGCAACGAAGACACGCTGCGCATCTACCACGCCGACGTGCGCGCCCCGGGGGCCGACAACGCCGCGATCCCCACCGCCCTGATGGAACGCAGCCACATGACCGCGGTGATCGTGGGCGCCATGTCCCCGAGCGCCATCGACGCCATGCTCGAGGCGCTGCAGCAGGCGGTGGCCCAGCCCAACTGGCGCTGCCCCACCCTGCTCTTCATGCTGCCGCCCAACGCCGTCTGGATCGCCAACAAGGTGGCCATGTACACCTGGCCGCCCGCACTGCGGGTGCAGGTGCTCAACGAGGCGCTCACCAGCGCGTCGTCCGTCTGGAACTCGCTGCTCGGCATCTGGAACCGCGTGAAGACCGTGCCCACGTGGCAGCCGCCCCAGGCGCCCGAGGAACACGGCCTCGAAGGCTTCCCCATCAAGGTCGCCGACCTGCCGAAGGCCGACGCCCCGGTGGTCGTGTCCGCGCCGGCCCGCAAGCACCACCTCGCGCCCCAGGCGGCCGACCGCGCGGTGGCGGCCATGCTGGGCATTGAGGGCCTGCTCGGCTGCGCCGTGGTCGACGCCGCCACCGGCTTCACCCTCGCCCGCCAGAGCCGCGAAGACCAGCCCGTGCACCTCGAACTGGCCGCGGCCGGCAGCGCGCAGGTGCTGCGCGCCCATCAGCAGTCGGCGCGCAGCATGGGCCTCGACGACGAGATCGAGGAGATCATGACCAGCGCCGGCGGCCGCCACCATGTGCTGCGCATGGTGTCGCACCACAAGGGGCTGTTCCTCTTCGCGCTGCTGGACAAGCAGCGGGCGAACCTGGCGCTCGCCCGCTACAAGCTCATGGAAGCTGAACAGGGTCTTTGA
- a CDS encoding PEP-CTERM sorting domain-containing protein, translating into MKLHPLDATTVAMLAVALPAASHAAIFNDGNYEGSAPFTETFIVVFDEQRSYVMDTGIRWYELDAYTSTVGTHIIDLGPMFETYRGLDTNLFDGTATSGTRWLLANVTGSRGGGARPNSPAWGRAMATLQVNEATATASHVATGLGSLASMVLNPVLAPIDRTGTHGGPQDYPGNWSLNGESIIAASGYGYWSPQADAAYGLAFSNPVGQAARLWYIDNTDGATAYGSIVTFDGSTLTIQTAAVPEPGSLALLTVGGLAAFAARRRARRG; encoded by the coding sequence GTGAAACTTCACCCGCTCGACGCGACAACCGTCGCGATGCTCGCCGTGGCACTGCCGGCGGCCTCGCATGCCGCCATCTTCAACGACGGGAACTACGAAGGGTCGGCCCCCTTCACGGAAACCTTCATCGTCGTCTTCGACGAACAGCGCTCGTACGTCATGGACACCGGCATCCGTTGGTACGAGCTGGACGCGTACACCAGCACCGTCGGCACCCACATCATCGACCTGGGTCCGATGTTCGAGACGTATCGCGGGCTCGACACCAATCTGTTCGACGGGACGGCCACGTCCGGCACCCGCTGGCTGCTGGCGAACGTGACGGGCAGTCGGGGCGGGGGCGCTCGCCCCAACTCACCGGCCTGGGGCAGGGCGATGGCCACGCTGCAGGTGAACGAGGCCACGGCCACCGCGTCGCATGTCGCCACGGGGCTCGGCTCGCTGGCCTCCATGGTGCTGAACCCCGTCTTGGCACCGATCGATCGGACCGGAACTCATGGGGGTCCCCAAGACTACCCGGGAAACTGGAGTTTGAACGGAGAGAGCATCATCGCGGCGAGCGGCTATGGCTACTGGAGTCCTCAGGCCGACGCGGCCTATGGTCTGGCGTTCAGCAACCCGGTCGGGCAGGCCGCCCGCCTCTGGTACATCGACAACACGGACGGGGCGACGGCCTATGGCAGCATCGTGACGTTCGACGGCAGCACGTTGACGATCCAGACGGCTGCCGTGCCGGAGCCGGGCAGCCTCGCGCTGCTGACCGTGGGCGGCCTGGCGGCGTTCGCCGCACGGCGCCGCGCGCGCCGCGGCTGA
- the nadA gene encoding quinolinate synthase NadA yields the protein MSQVLFDYPQQDASGATCTAHAWAKVPEPLTPDRRTALMARAKTLLKERNAVLVAHYYVDGDLQDLAMETGGCVADSLEMARFGRDHASQTLIVAGVKFMGESAKILSPEKRVLMPDLDATCSLDLGCPADDFAAFCDAHPDREVVVYANTSAAVKARADWMVTSSCALAIVQHLKDQGKKVLWAPDRHLGRYIQENTGADMLMWNGACIVHDEFRGVELDLLRAEYPDAKVLVHPESPRSVVEQADVVGSTSQMLNAVTSMDAQTFIVATDNGILHRMRQMAPTKTLIEAPTAGNSATCKSCAHCPWMAMNALQGVVDCLERGTGEIFVDEPIRSQALGCIDRMLDFVKNNPASVQKPGFVKNIGAA from the coding sequence ATGAGCCAAGTTCTCTTCGACTATCCCCAGCAGGACGCCAGCGGCGCCACCTGCACCGCCCACGCCTGGGCCAAGGTCCCCGAACCCCTCACCCCCGACCGCCGCACCGCGCTGATGGCCCGCGCGAAGACGCTGCTGAAGGAGCGCAACGCGGTGCTCGTCGCGCACTACTACGTCGACGGCGACCTGCAGGACCTGGCGATGGAAACCGGCGGCTGCGTGGCCGACTCGCTGGAGATGGCCCGGTTCGGCCGCGACCACGCGAGCCAGACGCTCATCGTGGCGGGCGTGAAGTTCATGGGCGAGTCCGCCAAGATCCTCAGCCCCGAGAAGCGGGTGCTGATGCCCGACCTCGACGCCACCTGCTCGCTCGACCTGGGCTGCCCGGCCGACGACTTCGCCGCCTTCTGCGACGCCCACCCCGACCGAGAGGTGGTGGTCTACGCGAACACCAGCGCCGCCGTGAAGGCGCGGGCCGACTGGATGGTCACGAGCTCCTGCGCACTCGCCATCGTCCAGCACCTGAAGGACCAGGGCAAGAAGGTGCTGTGGGCCCCCGACCGCCACCTGGGCCGCTACATCCAGGAGAACACCGGCGCCGACATGCTGATGTGGAACGGCGCGTGCATCGTGCACGACGAGTTCCGCGGCGTCGAACTGGACCTGCTTCGGGCCGAGTACCCCGACGCCAAGGTGCTGGTGCACCCCGAGTCGCCGCGCAGCGTGGTTGAGCAGGCCGACGTGGTGGGTTCCACCTCGCAGATGCTCAACGCGGTCACCTCGATGGACGCGCAGACCTTCATCGTCGCCACCGACAACGGCATCCTGCACCGCATGCGGCAGATGGCGCCCACCAAGACGCTCATCGAAGCCCCCACCGCGGGCAACAGCGCCACCTGCAAGAGCTGCGCGCACTGCCCGTGGATGGCCATGAACGCGCTGCAGGGCGTGGTCGACTGCCTGGAGCGCGGCACCGGCGAGATCTTCGTCGACGAGCCCATCCGCTCGCAGGCGCTCGGCTGCATCGACCGAATGCTCGACTTCGTCAAGAACAACCCGGCGAGCGTGCAGAAGCCCGGCTTCGTCAAGAACATCGGCGCCGCCTGA
- the nadC gene encoding carboxylating nicotinate-nucleotide diphosphorylase, whose amino-acid sequence MYDFNESLEQARTRNIRDALVEDIGRNDWTAQLVPAGQRVRARVLVREDAVLCGRDWFDGCFAALDPTATVTWQAAEGARLAPDTVVCLIEADARALLTAERPALNFLQLLSGVATTTRRHVDAMGNASTNPKGCAVLDTRKTLPGLRQAQKYAVRVGGGQNQRLALWHGILIKENHIAAAGGVAQALRNAQALQSGVDIQVEVESIEQLREALGAGATSVLLDNFTREMMIEAVAVTAGRALLEVSGNVKIEQMADIAATGVDRISIGRLTKDVKATDYSMRVLERL is encoded by the coding sequence ATGTACGACTTCAACGAATCGCTCGAGCAGGCCCGCACCCGCAACATCCGTGACGCCCTGGTCGAGGACATCGGACGCAACGACTGGACCGCGCAGCTCGTCCCCGCGGGCCAGCGCGTGCGCGCCCGCGTGCTGGTGCGCGAGGACGCCGTGCTGTGCGGCCGCGACTGGTTCGACGGCTGCTTCGCGGCCCTCGACCCCACGGCCACCGTCACCTGGCAGGCCGCCGAAGGCGCCCGCCTCGCCCCCGACACGGTCGTGTGCCTGATCGAGGCCGACGCCCGCGCCTTGCTCACGGCCGAACGCCCCGCGCTGAACTTCCTGCAGCTGCTGTCCGGCGTCGCCACCACCACGCGCCGCCACGTCGACGCGATGGGCAACGCCTCCACGAACCCGAAGGGTTGCGCCGTGCTCGACACGCGCAAGACCCTCCCCGGCCTGCGCCAGGCCCAGAAGTACGCGGTGCGCGTGGGCGGCGGCCAGAACCAGCGCCTCGCGCTGTGGCACGGCATCCTGATCAAGGAGAACCACATCGCCGCCGCCGGCGGTGTGGCCCAGGCCCTGCGCAACGCGCAGGCGCTGCAGTCGGGCGTGGACATCCAGGTCGAGGTCGAGTCCATCGAGCAGCTGCGCGAGGCGCTGGGCGCCGGCGCCACCAGCGTGCTGCTCGACAACTTCACGCGCGAGATGATGATCGAGGCGGTGGCCGTCACCGCCGGCCGCGCGCTGCTCGAGGTGTCGGGTAACGTGAAGATCGAGCAGATGGCAGACATCGCCGCCACGGGCGTCGACCGCATCTCGATCGGCCGGCTGACCAAGGACGTCAAGGCCACCGACTACTCGATGCGGGTGCTCGAACGCCTCTGA
- a CDS encoding late competence development ComFB family protein: MSADFESIHNYHEHAVFDAVMAALKDHPHLQGSELLADIACVALNRLPPRYIRHPVDFSFYLSEKERAEIEKQIAESVAFAFQFVQARAAMRART; this comes from the coding sequence ATGAGTGCAGATTTCGAATCCATCCACAACTACCACGAACACGCCGTGTTCGACGCCGTGATGGCGGCCCTGAAGGACCACCCGCACCTCCAGGGCAGCGAGCTGCTGGCCGACATCGCGTGCGTGGCGCTGAACCGCCTCCCGCCGCGCTACATCCGCCACCCGGTGGACTTCTCGTTCTACCTGAGCGAGAAGGAACGCGCCGAGATCGAGAAGCAGATCGCCGAATCCGTGGCCTTCGCCTTCCAGTTCGTCCAGGCCCGCGCGGCCATGCGCGCCCGCACCTGA
- a CDS encoding DUF3192 domain-containing protein, translating into MTRTLTAALLAALLTACATGANEVSLAQLAKENQANVGQLAIGADRAQTMALMGTKTAKTRDGLVTNPFRTEAFKDAKGARYEIHYYVVAPNRKFQTLKQGQMTPLVFKNDTLVGWGDEALQQAKSVQPGAAR; encoded by the coding sequence ATGACCCGTACCTTGACCGCCGCCCTCCTCGCGGCGCTGCTGACCGCCTGCGCCACCGGTGCCAACGAAGTCTCCCTCGCGCAGCTCGCGAAGGAAAACCAGGCCAACGTGGGCCAGCTCGCGATCGGTGCCGACCGCGCGCAGACGATGGCCCTGATGGGCACGAAGACCGCCAAGACACGCGACGGCCTGGTCACCAACCCGTTCCGCACGGAAGCGTTCAAGGACGCAAAGGGTGCGCGCTACGAGATCCACTACTACGTGGTGGCGCCCAACCGCAAGTTCCAGACGCTGAAGCAGGGCCAGATGACCCCGCTCGTCTTCAAGAACGACACACTGGTCGGCTGGGGCGACGAAGCCCTGCAGCAGGCCAAGAGCGTCCAGCCAGGCGCGGCGCGTTGA
- the nadB gene encoding L-aspartate oxidase codes for MSSNPADVSDLPVVIVGAGLAGLTVALHLAQDRPVVVLAKRGLDEAATAWAQGGIVGVLGTDDSIESHVRDTQDAGAGLVDEHTARFIAQHSAEVIEWLVARGVPFSPDPDGPLGLHLTREGGHAVRRIAHAADATGKAIHQTLLDEVSRHPNIRLLERWMALDIITSRHLKRDEPARCYGIYALDIETQRVETLAASAVVMATGGAGKVYRYTTNPETSTGDGIAMAWRAGCRVGNMEFIQFHPTCLYHPQERSFLITEALRGEGGRLLLPDGTRFMPAHDERGELAPRDIVARAIDFEMKKHGVDYVLLDATHLGEAFLKEHFPTIHARCLQLGIDIARQPIPVVPAAHYTCGGVVTDLQGRTDLPGLYAVGETTYTGLHGANRLASNSLLECVVFGRTCAEDILSRRHGPHPVLPAWDESKVENADEQVVIAHNWDELRLLMWNYVGIVRTTKRLERALHRILLLRSEIQDYYANFRVSRDLLELRNLVDCAELIVRSALMRHESRGLHYSRDFPLTLPVSFPTVLVRPAASGAQRPDSLLSGWGN; via the coding sequence ATGTCCTCGAATCCCGCCGATGTGTCCGACCTGCCCGTGGTGATCGTGGGGGCCGGGTTGGCGGGGCTCACCGTGGCGCTCCACCTCGCGCAGGACCGGCCCGTCGTCGTGCTGGCCAAGCGCGGCCTCGACGAAGCCGCGACCGCGTGGGCCCAGGGCGGCATCGTGGGCGTGCTCGGCACCGATGACAGCATCGAGTCCCACGTGCGCGACACGCAGGACGCCGGCGCCGGCCTCGTCGACGAACACACCGCCCGCTTCATCGCCCAGCACAGCGCCGAGGTCATCGAGTGGCTCGTGGCCCGGGGCGTGCCGTTTTCGCCGGACCCCGACGGCCCGCTGGGCCTGCACCTGACCCGCGAGGGCGGCCACGCGGTGCGCCGCATCGCCCATGCGGCCGACGCCACGGGCAAGGCCATCCACCAGACGCTGCTCGACGAGGTCTCGCGCCACCCGAACATCCGCCTGCTGGAGCGCTGGATGGCGCTCGACATCATCACGTCCCGCCACCTCAAGCGCGACGAGCCGGCGCGCTGCTACGGCATCTATGCCCTCGACATCGAGACCCAGCGGGTCGAGACCCTCGCCGCGTCGGCGGTGGTGATGGCCACGGGCGGCGCGGGCAAGGTGTACCGCTACACGACGAACCCCGAGACCTCCACCGGCGACGGCATCGCGATGGCCTGGCGGGCGGGTTGCCGGGTGGGCAACATGGAGTTCATCCAGTTCCATCCCACCTGCCTGTACCACCCGCAGGAACGCAGCTTCCTGATCACGGAGGCGCTGCGCGGGGAGGGGGGGCGGCTGCTGCTGCCCGACGGCACGCGCTTCATGCCGGCCCACGACGAACGCGGCGAACTGGCCCCGCGCGACATCGTCGCCCGCGCCATCGACTTCGAGATGAAGAAGCACGGCGTCGACTACGTGCTGCTCGACGCCACGCACCTCGGCGAAGCCTTCCTGAAGGAACACTTCCCCACGATCCACGCCCGCTGCCTGCAACTGGGCATCGACATCGCGCGCCAGCCCATCCCGGTGGTGCCCGCGGCGCACTACACGTGCGGCGGCGTGGTCACCGACCTGCAGGGGCGCACCGACCTGCCGGGGCTGTACGCGGTGGGCGAGACCACCTACACGGGCCTGCACGGGGCGAACCGCCTGGCGAGCAACTCGCTGCTCGAATGCGTGGTGTTCGGCCGCACCTGCGCGGAGGACATCCTCTCGCGCCGCCACGGCCCGCACCCGGTGCTGCCGGCGTGGGACGAGAGCAAGGTCGAGAACGCCGACGAGCAGGTGGTCATCGCCCACAACTGGGACGAGCTGCGGCTGCTGATGTGGAACTACGTGGGCATCGTGCGCACCACCAAGCGGCTGGAACGGGCGCTGCACCGCATCCTGCTGCTGCGCAGCGAGATCCAGGACTACTACGCGAACTTCCGCGTGAGCCGCGACCTGCTGGAACTGCGCAACCTCGTCGACTGCGCCGAGCTCATCGTGCGCTCGGCGCTGATGCGCCACGAGAGCCGCGGCCTGCACTACAGCCGCGACTTCCCGCTCACGCTGCCGGTGAGTTTCCCCACGGTGCTGGTGCGTCCCGCGGCCAGCGGGGCGCAGCGGCCGGACAGCTTGTTGTCGGGCTGGGGGAACTGA
- a CDS encoding roadblock/LC7 domain-containing protein, which produces MAVSATGADGEAEAWQATRSQTNIATQIAGDENDYLASQADVGNIGRHVGGDQHELFVSCAPAEALQQQLDHLRPDYIALHDLGTTSTRKLLASVAAASQRSLQKLVIRRQGYGTPLAALEFLDLPTGDGSSLRLYTTETDADTHTRQDIARVLLAYSRLGVLMVGDLPAHLLKSSLEPLHEAMVVGPWINRNVLLLPLASSATLAHEGMSLGRGTGVQVRTTPQVTRPADAWSFVSGTWNKLREQWRPAAPPPPAPAPTPIAAAPAPMTPMPAVRPAAQAPGTSPAVESTLGRYVRLLADLPGVVSCCVFDVQNARPLVHAGARPGPEELAANGSAMLAALGTASRTLGLGHALPEAAVTLGAHHLVLRGVPKHPGVALHAVLDKTHANLTLARLQIGRMDSLFDEPTS; this is translated from the coding sequence ATGGCAGTGTCAGCCACAGGGGCGGATGGCGAAGCGGAGGCCTGGCAGGCCACGCGATCGCAGACCAACATCGCCACGCAGATCGCGGGCGACGAGAACGACTACCTGGCGAGCCAGGCCGATGTGGGGAACATCGGGCGGCACGTCGGCGGGGACCAGCACGAGTTGTTCGTCTCCTGCGCCCCGGCGGAAGCGCTGCAGCAGCAGTTGGACCACCTGCGGCCCGACTACATCGCGCTGCACGACCTCGGCACCACGTCCACACGCAAGCTGCTCGCGAGCGTCGCCGCGGCCAGCCAGCGTTCGCTGCAGAAGCTCGTGATCCGCCGCCAGGGCTACGGGACGCCGCTCGCCGCGCTCGAGTTCCTCGACCTGCCGACGGGCGACGGTTCGTCGCTGCGCCTCTACACCACCGAGACCGACGCCGACACCCACACGCGCCAGGACATCGCCCGCGTGCTGCTCGCGTACAGCCGGCTGGGCGTGCTGATGGTGGGCGACCTGCCGGCCCACCTGCTGAAGTCGTCGCTCGAGCCGCTGCACGAGGCCATGGTGGTGGGCCCTTGGATCAACCGCAACGTGCTGCTGCTGCCCCTCGCGTCGTCGGCCACGCTGGCCCACGAAGGCATGTCGCTCGGACGCGGCACCGGCGTGCAGGTGCGCACCACGCCGCAGGTGACCCGCCCGGCCGACGCCTGGTCGTTCGTCAGCGGCACCTGGAACAAGCTGCGTGAGCAGTGGCGCCCGGCCGCGCCGCCCCCGCCCGCGCCGGCCCCGACGCCCATCGCCGCCGCACCGGCGCCGATGACCCCCATGCCGGCCGTGCGCCCGGCCGCCCAGGCGCCCGGCACCTCGCCGGCCGTCGAGTCCACGCTCGGCCGCTACGTGCGCCTGCTGGCCGACCTGCCCGGGGTCGTCAGCTGCTGCGTCTTCGACGTGCAGAACGCCCGTCCCCTGGTGCACGCCGGCGCGCGCCCGGGCCCGGAGGAACTCGCGGCCAACGGCAGCGCGATGCTCGCCGCCCTCGGCACGGCCAGCCGCACGCTGGGCCTCGGCCATGCGCTGCCGGAAGCGGCCGTCACGCTCGGTGCGCACCACCTCGTGCTGCGCGGGGTGCCCAAGCACCCGGGCGTGGCCCTGCACGCCGTGCTCGACAAGACCCACGCGAACCTGACCCTGGCACGCCTGCAGATCGGCAGAATGGACAGCCTGTTCGACGAACCCACCAGCTGA